The Streptomyces sp. A2-16 sequence ACGACCTCGCCGCATCGGCCCGCGTCCCGATCACGTCGGTGACGCTTCCGTCGACGGAGGTGGGTGAGCGGGCCGTGGAACTCCTGATGAAGAAGCTCGCCGGAACAGCCGTACCGGAGTCGACACTGCTGCCACCGAGAATGACGGAACGGGCAAGCACGGGGCGACGGACGGTGGCGTGACGGGTCGGCGAGGGGCGGACTGCAAGCCGGTGAAGGCCGGACATGACGAAGGCCCCGCTGCCGTGAAGCAGCGGGGCCTTCGCCCACATGGGGTTGTCCCCGGAGGGACGAGTGGAGATGGCGGGAATCGAACCCGCGTCCAACGGTGCAGAATCAGGGCTTCTCCGTGTGCAGTTCGCTGCGATTTTCTCGGCCCCGGCGATCACGCGAACAAGTCGCCGACGGGCCCAGTCACTGTTTGATTTCCCATTGAACCCCGTGACCGGGCTCAATGGTTTAGTCCCCTAGATTATGCCAGGGTCCGGGTCGGGAACACCCCCGGGCTGACACCCGTTAGGGCCTTCACTCACTGCTTATTAGGCAGCGAGGGCGAAGGCGCGGGAATCGCTCTTGGAATTGGCGATTATTGGTTGCGACATATGGTTAACGAGATCATTGCCGCTTCCTCGACACGCTTCCCCTGCTTCAACAGCCGCTGTCGAAACCGATCATCCCCATGTTGTGTTTTCAATGCGCCCACCGACCACGGCCGGTGTTGACTCCATCGTACGTGACCAACGCACGCCGATGCCACCGTATTCCCGGCGGCCTCGCCCTACTGGCCCCGCTCCTTGCGCTTGGCCGCCGCGATCGCCCGGTCCGACTCCCGCCGGTCCTGCTTCTCGCGCAGCGTCTGCCGCTTGTCGTACTCCTTCTTGCCTCGGGCAAGGGCGATCTCGGCCTTGGCCCGGCCGTTGCTGAAGTACAGGGCGAGGGGCACGATCGTGTGACCCGTCTCCTGGGACTTCGACTCCAGCTTGTCGATCTCCTCGCGGTGCAGCAGCAGCTTGCGCTTGCGGCGCGCGGAGTGGTTGGTCCAGCTGCCCTGGTGGTACTCCGGGATGTGGGCGTTGTGCAGCCACGCCTCGCCCCCGTCGATCTGGACGAAGCCGTCGGTCAGGGAGGTCCGGCCCTCGCGCAACGACTTGACCTCGGTGCCCATCAGGACCAGCCCGGCCTCGTAGGTGTCGATGATCGCGTAGTCGTGCCGGGCCTTCTTGTTCTGGGCGACGATCTTGCGCTTGCCGCCCTTCTCCCCGTCCCGCGCCTTGCCGCCCCCGCCACCCTGCTTCGGCTGGGACTCCTTCGGTACGTACATTCCCTTGCTCATAGTCCCCCCATTTTCGCACTACGAAGGGGGGCCGGGGCCAGCCCTTAATCGAGCGGCGAACGGACCGCGCCCGAGAACGCCTCTCTCAGGCGCCCAATCCCGCGATCACCGTCTCCGCCTGCTGCAGGGCCTGGTCGTCCGCCTCCAGATCCGGCGTGATCCCCCGCCCGTCCACACCTCGCCCGGACGGGGTGCGGTAGTGCCCGACGGTCAGCTCGGCGACGGAGCCGCCCGGCAGCGGGCTGGGCATCTGCACCGAACCCTTGCCGAAGGTCCGGGACCCCACGACCACCGCCCGCCCCCGGTCCTGAAGGGCCCCAGTGAGCAGTTCGGCCGCGCTCATCGTCCCGCCGTCGACCAGCGCGACCAACGCCCTGGTGGTGTCCCCGCCGGGCTCGGCGTGCAGCGCCTGCTGCTCCCCGTCGACGTCGTAGGTCGCGACCAGGCCACCGTCCAGGAAGGCGGACGCCGTGGTGACGGCCTCGGTGACCAGCCCGCCGGAGTTGCCGCGCAGGTCGAGGATGATCCCGCCGCCGGCCGGAGCCTGCCGTACGGCGTCCCGGACCTCGTCCCCGACGCCCTTGGTGAACGAGTCGATCCTGATGACGGTGATCCCGCCGGCGAGTTCCCGGACGGCGACCGAGTCCGTGGACAGACGGGCCCGCCGCACGGTCCGCGTCCACGCGTGCGTGCCGCGCTCCAGGCCCAGCCGGACCGCCGTACCGGCGGCCGCGTCGGTGGCGTCGCCGCGCAGTAAGGAGACCACCTCGGTGACCGGATGCCCGTCGACCCGCTCCCCGTCGACGCTGCGCAGCCGGTCGCCCTTGCGGATCCCGGCGGCGGCCGCGGGCGAGTCCGAACTCACCCTGGTCACCTCGATACGGCCGTCCCGCTCGCGTCGCGCCCACAGGCCGACGCCGGTGTACTGGCCGTCGAGAGCCTCCTCGAACTCCTCGTACTCGCCGCGGGAGTAGACGGCACCCCAGCGGTCCCCGCTGCGGCTGACGGCGCGCTCGGCGGCCTCCTTGGGGGGCGTGCCCTCGGCCATGGCCTCCTCGGCCGCCCTGGCCACGTCCTCGTGGTGACCCACGGGTGCGGCCGAACGAGCCGGGTCCGACGAGGACTTGCGGTCGCCGCCGTCCGCCTCGGGAAAGGAGCCGGTCGCCGCGCCGGCCACCAGCACGCTCGCGAACACCAATGTCAGGGCCGCCCCGCGGCGGATGCGGCGGGGCTGACAGAACAGATCTCGGCCCGACATGCCGGTGAGTCTAGGACAACGCAAGAGGGCCGCACGGCCGGTTGACCGTACGGCCCTCTTGGCATGCGTCACACCTTCAGGTACTTGCGCAGCGCGAAGAACGCGGCCAACGCGGGCATCAGCACGCTCGCCGCGAGAATGAGCGGCAGCTTGGTCAGGACGGCGTCCCAGCCCACGAAGTTGATCAGGTTGAGCTTGGAGGCCAGGGCCATGCCGTGATCGACGGTGAAGTACCGGCCGACGACCAGGAAGACACAGGCGAGCCCGCCCCCAATCGCGCCGGCGACGGCGGCCTCCATGATGAACGGCGCCTGGATGTAGAAGCCGGAGGCGCCCACGAGCCGCATGATCCCGGTCTCCCGCCGACGGCTGAACGCCGAGACACGCACCGTGTTGACGATCAGCAGCAGGGCGACGATCAGCATGAGCGCCATGACGCCGAGCGCGGCCCGGTTCATCAGGTTCAGCATGGTGAAGAGGTTGTCCAGGATGCCCTTCTGGTCCTGCACGGACTGCACGCCGTCACGCCCGTTGAAGGCGGTCGCGATGACCTGGTACTTCTCCGGGTCCTTCAGCTTGATCCGGTACGACTCCTGCATCTGGTCCGGGGTGAGGGACGCGGCCAGCGGGGAGTCGCCGAACTGCTCCTTGTAGTGCTTGTACGCCTCGTCCTGCGACTCGTGGATGACCGTCTCGACGACCGACATCTTCTTCAGGTCGGAGAGGATGTCCTTCTTCTGGTCCTCGGTCACCGCGCCCTTGGCGCAGTTGGGGTCCGACTCGGCGTCGCTCTTGTTGCAGAGGAAGATCGAGACGTTGACCTTGTCGTACCAGTAGCCCTTCATGGCGCCGACCTGGTCGCTCATCAGGAGCGACCCGCCGAACAGGGCGAGCGACAAGGCGACGGAGACGATGACCGCGAACGTCATCGTCAGGTTGCGACGGAGACCGACACCGATCTCGGAGAGTACGAACTGGGCGCGCATGGCGTCTTCTTCAGGCCTTTCCGGGGACTCTACGAACGGCGGTCAGTGCTGGTAGCCGTAGACGCCGCGTGCCTGGTCGCGGACGAGGCGGCCCTTCTCCAGCTCGATGACGCGCTTGCGCATCTGGTCCACGATGTTCTGGTCGTGCGTCGCCATCAGCACGGTCGTGCCCGTCCGGTTGATCCGGTCGAGCAGCTTCATGATGCCGACGGAGGTCTGCGGGTCGAGGTTGCCGGTGGGCTCGTCGGCGATCAGCAGCTTGGGCCGGTTCACGAAGGCCCGCGCGATGGCCACGCGCTGCTGCTCACCACCGGACAGCTCGCCGGGCATCCGGTCCTCCTTGCCGCCGAGCCCGACGAGGTCGAGCACCTGCGGCACGGACTTGCGGATCTCGCCGCGCGACTTGCCGATGACCTCCTGCGCGAAGGCGACGTTCTCGGCGACGGTCTTGTTCGGCAGGAGCCGGAAGTCCTGGAACACCGTGCCCAGCTGGCGGCGCATCTGCGGCACCTTCCAGTTGGACAGGCGCGCGAGGTCCTTGCCCAGGACGTGCACCTGCCCCTGGCTGGTCCGCTCCTCGCGGAGCACCAGCCGCAGGAAGGTGGACTTTCCGGAGCCCGAGGATCCCACCAGGAACACGAACTCGCCCTTCTCCACTTCCAGGGAGACATCCCTGAGTGCGGGGCGGGTCTGCTTGGGGTAGACCTTGGATACGTTGTCGAATCGGATCACGGATGCACCACGGTAGGCCGGGGGTAGATGAGCGTGACCATACGCGAACCGGGTGCGGGAGCGCAGGCGCCGGTTCGGGTTGCGTATCGGATGGGCGGTTTTGTGCCGACCTGGAATCCCATGCTTCGGCAGCGCACAGGCGGCTCCCGGAGGAACCTGGCACAGTAGGGAGGGGAACGTTCTGCGACCCGGAGGCGTTCTCCCCAGTGGACAGCATTCGCAGGAAGGGTGACGCGCATG is a genomic window containing:
- the ftsX gene encoding permease-like cell division protein FtsX — protein: MRAQFVLSEIGVGLRRNLTMTFAVIVSVALSLALFGGSLLMSDQVGAMKGYWYDKVNVSIFLCNKSDAESDPNCAKGAVTEDQKKDILSDLKKMSVVETVIHESQDEAYKHYKEQFGDSPLAASLTPDQMQESYRIKLKDPEKYQVIATAFNGRDGVQSVQDQKGILDNLFTMLNLMNRAALGVMALMLIVALLLIVNTVRVSAFSRRRETGIMRLVGASGFYIQAPFIMEAAVAGAIGGGLACVFLVVGRYFTVDHGMALASKLNLINFVGWDAVLTKLPLILAASVLMPALAAFFALRKYLKV
- the smpB gene encoding SsrA-binding protein SmpB, translating into MYVPKESQPKQGGGGGKARDGEKGGKRKIVAQNKKARHDYAIIDTYEAGLVLMGTEVKSLREGRTSLTDGFVQIDGGEAWLHNAHIPEYHQGSWTNHSARRKRKLLLHREEIDKLESKSQETGHTIVPLALYFSNGRAKAEIALARGKKEYDKRQTLREKQDRRESDRAIAAAKRKERGQ
- the ftsE gene encoding cell division ATP-binding protein FtsE → MIRFDNVSKVYPKQTRPALRDVSLEVEKGEFVFLVGSSGSGKSTFLRLVLREERTSQGQVHVLGKDLARLSNWKVPQMRRQLGTVFQDFRLLPNKTVAENVAFAQEVIGKSRGEIRKSVPQVLDLVGLGGKEDRMPGELSGGEQQRVAIARAFVNRPKLLIADEPTGNLDPQTSVGIMKLLDRINRTGTTVLMATHDQNIVDQMRKRVIELEKGRLVRDQARGVYGYQH
- a CDS encoding S41 family peptidase; translation: MSGRDLFCQPRRIRRGAALTLVFASVLVAGAATGSFPEADGGDRKSSSDPARSAAPVGHHEDVARAAEEAMAEGTPPKEAAERAVSRSGDRWGAVYSRGEYEEFEEALDGQYTGVGLWARRERDGRIEVTRVSSDSPAAAAGIRKGDRLRSVDGERVDGHPVTEVVSLLRGDATDAAAGTAVRLGLERGTHAWTRTVRRARLSTDSVAVRELAGGITVIRIDSFTKGVGDEVRDAVRQAPAGGGIILDLRGNSGGLVTEAVTTASAFLDGGLVATYDVDGEQQALHAEPGGDTTRALVALVDGGTMSAAELLTGALQDRGRAVVVGSRTFGKGSVQMPSPLPGGSVAELTVGHYRTPSGRGVDGRGITPDLEADDQALQQAETVIAGLGA